CTTATATTTTTCTCTTATCTTGCCCTTCCAGCTTAGTATTatattttatccatttttatcttataattttatcttgtatcttattttttatattacTGGTGCATCATATTACAAAATAAAAGCAAATGAAATAATCTATTCAAACAAAATACTAATacagtataatataatatcataAAATATGATACACCGtacgttgtttttctttttgtttttcttttccgaCACTAAGCTTCCGCGCTAAACAAGCTGTAAAGCtgtagggtttagggtttagtcTTAAGCTTCCGCTCTAGTTTCTCTTTGAATTGCTGCAACAATGGAAGACGAAGAAAATAAGGGAGCAGGAACAACAATGCCTCTGTCTCTGTTCGAAAATAAACTCTCTCAGGAGGCTAAACTCAAACACCTTCTTCGCAACTTAACCTCTACAGACTTACAGCTATGTTCCGATGCTTCAAAGGAGTTCCTCAAGCTTCTCAAATCCGATTCTGGACCCGAATTTCTCAACCTGTACATTCAGAATTCATCTAAGTGTATCGAACTCGAACAAGCTTGGGAGCTCCGAAAAGGCAAAACTGGACTTTACTATGTTTTCAATTTAATTTCTGGAATTCTCAATCATTCTTACGGGAAAAACAGAGCTGAAAAAGACCCGAAAGTTGCTTTAGTTGTCAATGCGTTGGATAAGTTTGCGAAATCGATAGTGGAAAAGAGAATGAATGATTTGTATAAGGAATTGAACAGTAAAGAGGCAAAGCGCCAACGCGCTGCCCTTTTTCTGTTGGCTTCTATAGTTAGGCGTAGTTCATGGATGGCGTGGGAAGTGGCCAAGTGTTTTGACTTTAAAATCCCTGTATTTGGGAAACTAGCTGAGTGGAAAGTTAAGAAAATTGAAGCGGAAAAGAAGAAGCACCATTCGACGAGGAAGGCTTTTGTTGGTTTTGCTATATCTTTTTTGGAGGTAGGGAATGCCAGGTTGTTGAGAGGTGTGTTGCAGCAGAAGGATATGTATTCTGGTGTGCTTCGCGGGTTGGGTAATGATGATGAGGATACTGTGGTTTATGTTTTGTCCACTTTGTGCGATAGGGTTCTTGTTCCTGATTCACTGGTGCCCACCGGGCTTAGAAGTGTGCTTTTCGGGAGTGTAACTTTGGAGCAGCTCGCCAGCATTTCGGGACGAGAGGGTGGCGGATTGGCTGCAGAGTTAGCTCATGAACTGTTATATATGGTGTGTACTGATCCTTCTAATGGATTGATGCCAGATTTGAAGAGGGTACCTAGTCCATTGAGAGGAAACCCGAAAAGGCTATTGGGCCTTATGAAGAAGTTAAAAGCTGCAGAAGTTGAGAACCACAGAAACCTGCTTTTGGCAATTGttaaggggaagtcgtcttttggtTCAGCTTATTTGGATGAGTTCCCTTACAATCTTGAAGACCCTTCGTCTCGTAACTGGTTAGAAAATATTGCTTATTAGAGTTTATTTTTGAATATCAGTATTGTTGTCTCTCCATTGTGACTCAATTACTTGCAGGTTTGCTTCAGTTTCTTTGGCAGCAAATGTGCTCTCCTCTGTTGGTGACGGACTTGTCTTTGGATTTATTGGATCTCAAACCCAGGAGCCACCAACTCTTAACAGCCCAGAGGTGCAAAATATCATGAAGTGCATTGGACCACGATCCTTCTCTCGGCTGGTGATTAATAAAGGGTTACTTCATTCTGATCCTCTAGCAAAACATGGAACTTTGAAGCTCGTGTTGGAGGTTCTGAAATTGTTGGAGTTACTAATTGGTGCATTAAACAGTGTATCGTCTTCCCAAGGTCAGATGATCCACAAATGGGAATCCCTCAAGCAAGATATCTGGAATGCAGTTCGGATTCTTCTCCCCGATCCTCAAGTTCTGTTCTCATTACTCTCTTCACTGAATGAATTTTACAGAGGTCTTGAGCAATGCTCAAAAAGACCCGCAGATTCTGAAATAGGAGATAAGATGAACAGTAGGAAGAAGCTGAAAATTGATGTTGCAAATGAAGATACAGACATTCTTGTTGGTGGGGTTAGTTACTCCCCTGATGCTGCTCTGCCCCTTGACGGTGAAGGAATCATAAATGAAGATGACATGGATAATTCTAAAGATGAAGCTTATTTTTTGAAGCTTATAACAGAACTCTGGGGTTTGCATTCTTCTGCTTTGCCAGACTCTACTGTAAAAGAGGCAGAAGTGCTATTCTATTCCAAGTTGCTTAATGCTTTAACGGTATATTATGTGAGTTTCAAACGCTTGAATCCTAGTTGTGCTGGATTTTTGTGAAACAAAGTGTTTGTGAAATTATAGAGGAAGCATTTGTTTGCATTTAGGGAAGTTAAAAACGTTTGCATGTAATAATTGATAAATATATTGCATCTAAAAACATGTTATCTGCAGTATCCCGTCGGTTTGACTCTGTATTAACTATTGCTGCATTTGTGTTAAGTTAGTGCCCACGTAAGCCACTCCAGTTGTTCCTCTATGTATTGATACTCATTTAAAATATTCCATTTTCTTGGTGGATCAATCAGTGACTTGTAGCATGTTGTTTGAATTTAACATTGTCAGTCTTATAAACTTTTAGCTTTACCTTATGTTCGTAGGTAGAACTTCAGATGCCCATGTTTTCGAGCGTATATTTGGATGAAACTTTTTCCtggatttttcttttattcttcttgtATGTGCTCTGAAACTGGAAATCCTCTGCTATTTAATATGATATATATCTAGTATTCTGATTTACGAATGTAAATCTGTTCACGCGAACTTAATAGTTCCTAATTCGAATAGGGAAAAATAAATGGAGAAATCCTGATATGTATTGCTTACATTTTGgatgttatttttctttcttgcaGAAAACAATGCCTACTATGTTGGAAGgattatttgattttttcaaaattctgCCGAACAACCCGCTAGCATTACCAACTATGTTGCAACAAGCTCTGTTATCTCTGCTCCAAGAACATGTTGGTTGGTCCTCTAAATGCGAAATTGCCTCAAGAGTTCACCCACAAATGTACAAGCATTTGCTTCCATTTCTGGAGTTGTCAATGTATTCACAAAACAGAGACATTAAAGATCAAGCATACAGTCTAGCGAAGGCATCGATGTATAGTACTGGTGCATTTGACCAGAACCCAAAGGAAATTTGTTCATGGTTCTTCTTTATTCCTGGGTATAGAAAAGACTACATGCTTGGAGGAGCAGTAGGGTGTGATATCTACAAAAAATTGTCCTCACCTGTTCTTCTTTTCCTACGTGATGCTGTAATTGAATCTGGCAATAAGTTATTCTATTATTTGAATCTCTTAAGGTCTTCTTTGAGTAGCATACCAGGCGCTAAAGGTACTTGAAATTTCATACAATGTTCTtggtcttctttttcttttcctcaaaaAAGATGGATTTTAActtttaccttttcttttttgtaGTGATATATTTTCCATGTGACTTGACAAATATTGGATATGtcgtattatttttgtttcttttgttctaTGATTTTTtgtggggggtggggtgggggctGTGACCATTATTCTACTTGTTCACTGGATAAAGCACTCATCACTTTACTCATTCTTGATCTACTATTTCAGTTTCTATTGGATTCATAGTGCATCATGATCGTGCTTCAATTGGAACTTTAACTTTTCCGCCGACATTTAATTGGTCTATCTTATTTCTTATAAATGAAATAGTTAACCGAATGGCTTGCAAAATCTTTTTAAACCTGCCAAAGTTCCGCAAACTCGAAAGGAAGAACTTAACAGTATGCTGAAAAGACTACTTGCGGTATTCTGACAGTTATGTGACACTTCTTGCAGATACATCTCCTGATTTCAGCGCTTTCACTATTTGCATCTTGGATAAGTGCCTAACATTGATAACTGCTGAATCTGGTGCTTTTTCTGTATCTGAGAAGTCAATGGTTTCATTATACATGTGCAATACCCTAAAGTATCTCCTGGAGACTCAGGTAATATCTGTCCTTacatttatgtaattttttttttcaatttgaaTTGATCGTACTTTAGGTGCTTTCCCCTCTTGACAGTGTCTATCTTTCCTGAACTTTGTTAGGTGGATCCATTACTTTTATCTTCAATAATTGATTTGAAGCTCTCTGAGAGACTTGAAGCTGCTTATGACTTGGATGATTCTCAATGTCTCTGTGAGTGGAGGCCATTCAACAGTTTACTACATTTGGCTCGGAGAATTTTGCAGAAAACTTACAGAATATCTTCCAACTGCAACGAAGTTGTGTATACTGACAGTTCTTTTACCCGTACAGTTGGTGAAGTCCAAAGATTGCTGAAGAGTGAGTTTGATGGTAGTCTGCTTGGAGTAACCATTGGGTTTTGCTTTTCATTGGCATGCACAAGACCAGCTGAGATAATACAGAATTTCCCTTTAATCATGTCTGTCTCAAATAAATTGCTTGGGGTCCCTCTCTCATTGTTGATGCAACTATTTTTCTCAGAACCTAGTCTTCTTAATGATGCTTCTAAGAGATGGCGAGAAATCTTCTTCACGGGTCTGGATAGGGCCGTAACTGGATTAAGTGGTGGGAGAACAATGGACTGCAGTGTCATCAGTTCAATGGATAACAAGTCTAATGCATTTTCTGTATTTTTGGACCGTGCACCTTTTTATATTCTCTTCCCAGCAATTCTGGATATTGATGGATTGGATTTGTCTAATCAATCAGGATTGCAAAACTTGTTTATGGCAAAGCTTTCTGAGGAGACATCTGATCATCTTCTTTCCATTTTCCGCTATTTACTCTTTTGGTTGAATCAAGCTCAATTATCATATAGAAATGAGCATTTCGAGGGGTTTGAAAAGCTTTCTGAAGCTTGCTTCCTTCTCCTGAGCCGCATGTTGAAAGAGTTGGTGGTTGAAAAATTTAATTCTTGCGGTTTAGACACCTTTACTCCTTTCACAATTCACTTTGTTAAAGAGTTGGTTGTAACTATCCTAGATCACCCTGCTGTGGCAGCAGTGCTGGAGTGCCCATCCCCTGTTAAAAGTGATTTTGCATGTGGAATAATTAAGGACAGTGTTGACCAGTTTGTTGAATCAGCTAAACTGGAAGTCAGCAAGATGGATCATCATGTGCATAATTTGTTAAAAGCAACTTCTGAGCTCTGGTTGTCTTTCTGCCATAGCCAAGGCTCCTCATCTGAAGTTTATCATGCTAATAAACATGTCATAAGTTCATTCAAGAATGTGGTAAATAAACTGGTTATGGCATTTAAGCAGAAGATGAATGAATGCATGAAGTCGAAGAACGTAATACCTTTAGTTCCTACATTATGTGCTCTACACAATTTGATTCATTTCATATCTCCCTTTGAGATGCTTGAACTGGTCCATTGGATGCTGTCTGCAATTGACCATGAGGATCGTTCTGTTTGGCTGACTTCAGTGCTCTGTGTTGGATTACACATTGCTGGTTCTGCATTTAGTCATCTGGCAGCAAACATGCAGCAGCCACATGAAAAAATgcctttttgtttgttttggggaattcaacaggaacaattTGATGTCATCCTCTATGAGAAAATCTTTTCGCAAGTATACGAAATTGCCACTCGTTTTGAACTTGATGTTGCTGATATCTGTCTGCTCAAAGCTGTAAAAGTTGTGAAAACACATAAAGCTATCCAGAAGCCAAGCCATCCTTTTCTTAAGATTACATGTAGAGCTGTGGCTAACACTCATGTCAATATCCTTTCTCATTGCATGCTCAAAATAACCAAAAGAAAAGCTGAAATCTTGTTTCTTGTTGCTGATATAAGCCCCCTGCATCTATCAGTATTTGGAAAGTTATTTTCAGACATGATGAATAAATACGTGGCAGTCAAGTCTTGTGCAGTACAGCAAATTTGTGGTTATTCTGATGAGGACATGTTGATGCTTCTTCCCACTGTCATCCTGTACTTGAATTCAATTCCTTCTAAGTTTGGGGGCCAACTTTGCATGCTTCATGAGAATATAGTTTCTTTTTATTGGGGAATACTCAAGCAAGGTTTCTCTATCTGGAAGAGCTATGTTTCCAGGGAGATATTTCAGGTAGAATGCTGTGAAAACCTATCAATGGAAGATTCTCTGAATCTTGTCTCAGGTAGTCTTCTTACAAATACTGTTCTTGTAGCTCAACTTTTCTTTGAATTGAGAGGTGATTTGGTGAACGTGAAAAAGCGCATGAGTATATTCAATTCTGTTTGCTCAAGTGAATATAGTGATCTGCTGGAGTTCGATCTCACTCAAGATGGTGCTTATTCAGTTGAGGAGTCTTTGAATGTTGTCAACAGGACTGTTACAAAAATACGTTTGTGTAGGGCACTTTTATTCTCCGAGAAGAGGAAGTTTCCATCTGTGCTGAAGAGAGACACAGAATTGATTCCTTCAGAAGATTGCTCCATTTTAGACTTGGCAAGAATCCGGCTTCTGAACCTGTTGGTTCAATCGTGGCAGCTTATTGTCAAGAGATGTTCTTTGAACGTTGTTGACTTCTCGCAAATTGAAGTTGGAAGCTGTTCCTTGTTTAGATATCTGGAAGTATATATTCTGAGAAATTTAATGGAAATAACAATGGAGATGCATGATTGTCTTCTGAATTTGGCTTCTCTTCCATTTATAGAGCAACTTGCTAAGTCATCTCTTTTGCATAGGTTTTACGATCCTACGACACTGCGGATGCTCCGAGCTATTATCTCATCGGTATCTGAGGGGAAGTTCTCTTGCATTTCAATTATTCAACTGTTGCTTGCACATTCGCAATTTGCAGCTACAATCCATTCTTCTCCCATCTCAGCTGGTCATTCTCACTTTGGGCTGATATTTACTCCTTTGCCGAGCATCATGAGATCGTATGTTCCATGTATTGATCAAGATGCCCTTGATCTAAAAGATAATTTTAAACTATCTGAAGAACGTGCCCGGCAGTTGGAACTTGTTAAGTTGCTTAAGTTGCTTTTCCAGATCAGGGCTCAGCAATGTGATATTGATAATGTAAAAGACATTGGAATAAATTTGAGGGAATTGGTCTTTTTACTATTATCTTCTTATGGTGCAAGTATGAGTGCGATTGACTTGGAGATATACAGCTTACTGGATGAAATCAAGTCGGCTAATGACTTGGATGAAGAAAGTATGGCTAAATTGGATTTCCTATGGAGTAGTGCTCTGCTGAAAGTCAGAAAAGAAAATGAACTGGTGCAGACTCTCTCTCGTAATTTGAGCGAAGCTGAAGCAGTTGATGACTACCGCAGAATCCACTTCAGAGAAAACATTCccattgaccccaaattttgtgcAACTACTGTGCTTTATTTCCCATATGATAGAACTGTTGGTGCGGGGATTCTCAGAAAACCTGAAACGGATAATCCTGATTTTAGATATGCGGTACTCCTATTATAGATAGTTTCTTTTTTCAtaatctttgatttttctttcaattttcagagAGCAAGGAATAATGGATATTTTCTGTAGTTTCTCCCAGATCTGTCTAATTCTAAACTTCGGAAATATCTGCAGGTGCATTACACAGATGTTGAGAAAATCTGCGTGTATGATCCCATTTTTATCTTGCGCTTCTCAGTTCATTGTCTTTCTATGGGTTTTATTGAGCCCTTGGAGTTTGCTAGCTTAGGCTTGCTTGCGATTAGTGCTGTCAGTATATCTTCACCTGATGATGACATGAGGAAATTAGGTTACGAGGTTCTTGGAAGGTTCAAGAGTACACTGGAGGTACCTTCTTTTTTATCACTAAATACTTTTTTATTGATAGCAAAAAGTAGTCAGGCACTAAGCTCTAGCGCTGAACTATACAAGTTGAGAGGATCTCctgtacaaaaaagaaaaaggagcgTCTCCCTGTACAAAATTACTCCTGTAATGAGCTAATAAAGTCAGTCATTCCTATTTCATCATATATCCTGTAGAATGTAGATTACATGAAAGTGCCAGTAGCCTTAAACACCTATGCTTCATGATCTGAATTGAGCTGTTCTTTCCATCAAAACACCTTTCAATCCTCTCTTTCCAAAGCAACCAACAAACACACGCAGGAATAGTAATCTACTATTTTCTATTTGTCTTACTAGGACAGCAGCATCTCCAGCAAATCAGTAGGTTTTTTAACGATTGTGGCAAAATCACACTCTCTCCGGAAATGCTAAaaatatccccccccccccatttgtCTTGGTGGCCGACAATGTAAGAACAGGTGATTGCAGCATAACACAAAAAACATCTGCTACACAGAGGCAGACCCCTTCTCTGTAGATTACTTTGGGTGAGATTAGCTTCGTATGCAGCAACCCGCGTAAAACATGCTACTTTGTATGGTGCACTTGTCTTCTATATCATCGTCCATGGCTATTGAGTAGGACTACCACACACATTACTTAACCATTTATAGCATGACCCTACAGATAACGTCCCATTGCCTTGTCTTCTCCACCTAAGTGAATCAGTAGTCTCTGAATTTATCTGGAATTGTTCTAGCCTTTGTATTAGCTGCGCAAGCCTGTTCACCTCCCCGTCAAAATATGGCCTTCTAAAATGAAGGTTCCAAGCATTTTCACTTCGGCTCTGGCCGATTGTGGCTTCTGTATCCATCACCAAATTATCTAAATCTGGGAATTCAATTTTGAGGGGAGTATGGCCCAGCCAAGAATCATGCCAGAATTTTTTGCTTCTTCCATCCCCCGCTTTAAGCACAATGTTTGTTTCAAAGAGTGGCAAGAGGCTGCGTATATGCCTCCATAC
The sequence above is drawn from the Nicotiana tabacum cultivar K326 chromosome 13, ASM71507v2, whole genome shotgun sequence genome and encodes:
- the LOC107824626 gene encoding uncharacterized protein LOC107824626 isoform X3 is translated as MEDEENKGAGTTMPLSLFENKLSQEAKLKHLLRNLTSTDLQLCSDASKEFLKLLKSDSGPEFLNLYIQNSSKCIELEQAWELRKGKTGLYYVFNLISGILNHSYGKNRAEKDPKVALVVNALDKFAKSIVEKRMNDLYKELNSKEAKRQRAALFLLASIVRRSSWMAWEVAKCFDFKIPVFGKLAEWKVKKIEAEKKKHHSTRKAFVGFAISFLEVGNARLLRGVLQQKDMYSGVLRGLGNDDEDTVVYVLSTLCDRVLVPDSLVPTGLRSVLFGSVTLEQLASISGREGGGLAAELAHELLYMVCTDPSNGLMPDLKRVPSPLRGNPKRLLGLMKKLKAAEVENHRNLLLAIVKGKSSFGSAYLDEFPYNLEDPSSRNWFASVSLAANVLSSVGDGLVFGFIGSQTQEPPTLNSPEVQNIMKCIGPRSFSRLVINKGLLHSDPLAKHGTLKLVLEVLKLLELLIGALNSVSSSQGQMIHKWESLKQDIWNAVRILLPDPQVLFSLLSSLNEFYRGLEQCSKRPADSEIGDKMNSRKKLKIDVANEDTDILVGGVSYSPDAALPLDGEGIINEDDMDNSKDEAYFLKLITELWGLHSSALPDSTVKEAEVLFYSKLLNALTVYYKTMPTMLEGLFDFFKILPNNPLALPTMLQQALLSLLQEHVGWSSKCEIASRVHPQMYKHLLPFLELSMYSQNRDIKDQAYSLAKASMYSTGAFDQNPKEICSWFFFIPGYRKDYMLGGAVGCDIYKKLSSPVLLFLRDAVIESGNKLFYYLNLLRSSLSSIPGAKDTSPDFSAFTICILDKCLTLITAESGAFSVSEKSMVSLYMCNTLKYLLETQVDPLLLSSIIDLKLSERLEAAYDLDDSQCLCEWRPFNSLLHLARRILQKTYRISSNCNEVVYTDSSFTRTVGEVQRLLKSEFDGSLLGVTIGFCFSLACTRPAEIIQNFPLIMSVSNKLLGVPLSLLMQLFFSEPSLLNDASKRWREIFFTGLDRAVTGLSGGRTMDCSVISSMDNKSNAFSVFLDRAPFYILFPAILDIDGLDLSNQSGLQNLFMAKLSEETSDHLLSIFRYLLFWLNQAQLSYRNEHFEGFEKLSEACFLLLSRMLKELVVEKFNSCGLDTFTPFTIHFVKELVVTILDHPAVAAVLECPSPVKSDFACGIIKDSVDQFVESAKLEVSKMDHHVHNLLKATSELWLSFCHSQGSSSEVYHANKHVISSFKNVVNKLVMAFKQKMNECMKSKNVIPLVPTLCALHNLIHFISPFEMLELVHWMLSAIDHEDRSVWLTSVLCVGLHIAGSAFSHLAANMQQPHEKMPFCLFWGIQQEQFDVILYEKIFSQVYEIATRFELDVADICLLKAVKVVKTHKAIQKPSHPFLKITCRAVANTHVNILSHCMLKITKRKAEILFLVADISPLHLSVFGKLFSDMMNKYVAVKSCAVQQICGYSDEDMLMLLPTVILYLNSIPSKFGGQLCMLHENIVSFYWGILKQGFSIWKSYVSREIFQVECCENLSMEDSLNLVSGSLLTNTVLVAQLFFELRGDLVNVKKRMSIFNSVCSSEYSDLLEFDLTQDGAYSVEESLNVVNRTVTKIRLCRALLFSEKRKFPSVLKRDTELIPSEDCSILDLARIRLLNLLVQSWQLIVKRCSLNVVDFSQIEVGSCSLFRYLEVYILRNLMEITMEMHDCLLNLASLPFIEQLAKSSLLHRFYDPTTLRMLRAIISSVSEGKFSCISIIQLLLAHSQFAATIHSSPISAGHSHFGLIFTPLPSIMRSYVPCIDQDALDLKDNFKLSEERARQLELVKLLKLLFQIRAQQCDIDNVKDIGINLRELVFLLLSSYGASMSAIDLEIYSLLDEIKSANDLDEESMAKLDFLWSSALLKVRKENELVQTLSRNLSEAEAVDDYRRIHFRENIPIDPKFCATTVLYFPYDRTVGAGILRKPETDNPDFRYAVHYTDVEKICVYDPIFILRFSVHCLSMGFIEPLEFASLGLLAISAVSISSPDDDMRKLGYEVLGRFKSTLEKCQKRKDVMRLRLLMSYLQNGIEEPWQKISSITAVFVAEASFVLLDPSHDHYSAISAYLMRSPSANMKGIPLFHNFFWSSSTNFIAERLWILRLLYSGLNANDDTQIYIRNAIFETLLSFYVSPISSHESKELIVQIVKKSVGIPKMARYLVEQCGLISWSSCVISSLSWSPCRRDSFVELTVILEALNEVILLRHTIEWMQKYALEQLVELSCNLYKMLVERVETFKGKTQLVKLILQIVTSALKISQKRKVYQPHFNISIESLLQLCEVVDECCDGRQSPVAQIALEAVLMSTPPVNILQMDKEKVSKFVRWATLIALQPKIENIHGLENFACIVRLQAEKETDDSLISKLVRWLAASVIVGKLSLRFSNSDLCHSFDRSKLNNLLSMMEWNEKRCEETNRAFACEGTLALSIFFLQQLQCTNYIVLPSVVSALSLLLLSSLSSAETDILAGDAVQLATLCSKINCPAEANPAWRWSFYQPWKDHSSELTDAEKLEENQACEMLLVVISKLLGRNSLYSQFFSFQDLEKLCVFDWERTLPEVHLHGSPSSMMGL
- the LOC107824626 gene encoding uncharacterized protein LOC107824626 isoform X7, which translates into the protein MEDEENKGAGTTMPLSLFENKLSQEAKLKHLLRNLTSTDLQLCSDASKEFLKLLKSDSGPEFLNLYIQNSSKCIELEQAWELRKGKTGLYYVFNLISGILNHSYGKNRAEKDPKVALVVNALDKFAKSIVEKRMNDLYKELNSKEAKRQRAALFLLASIVRRSSWMAWEVAKCFDFKIPVFGKLAEWKVKKIEAEKKKHHSTRKAFVGFAISFLEVGNARLLRGVLQQKDMYSGVLRGLGNDDEDTVVYVLSTLCDRVLVPDSLVPTGLRSVLFGSVTLEQLASISGREGGGLAAELAHELLYMVCTDPSNGLMPDLKRVPSPLRGNPKRLLGLMKKLKAAEVENHRNLLLAIVKGKSSFGSAYLDEFPYNLEDPSSRNWFASVSLAANVLSSVGDGLVFGFIGSQTQEPPTLNSPEVQNIMKCIGPRSFSRLVINKGLLHSDPLAKHGTLKLVLEVLKLLELLIGALNSVSSSQGQMIHKWESLKQDIWNAVRILLPDPQVLFSLLSSLNEFYRGLEQCSKRPADSEIGDKMNSRKKLKIDVANEDTDILVGGVSYSPDAALPLDGEGIINEDDMDNSKDEAYFLKLITELWGLHSSALPDSTVKEAEVLFYSKLLNALTKTMPTMLEGLFDFFKILPNNPLALPTMLQQALLSLLQEHVGWSSKCEIASRVHPQMYKHLLPFLELSMYSQNRDIKDQAYSLAKASMYSTGAFDQNPKEICSWFFFIPGYRKDYMLGGAVGCDIYKKLSSPVLLFLRDAVIESGNKLFYYLNLLRSSLSSIPGAKDTSPDFSAFTICILDKCLTLITAESGAFSVSEKSMVSLYMCNTLKYLLETQVDPLLLSSIIDLKLSERLEAAYDLDDSQCLCEWRPFNSLLHLARRILQKTYRISSNCNEVVYTDSSFTRTVGEVQRLLKSEFDGSLLGVTIGFCFSLACTRPAEIIQNFPLIMSVSNKLLGVPLSLLMQLFFSEPSLLNDASKRWREIFFTGLDRAVTGLSGGRTMDCSVISSMDNKSNAFSVFLDRAPFYILFPAILDIDGLDLSNQSGLQNLFMAKLSEETSDHLLSIFRYLLFWLNQAQLSYRNEHFEGFEKLSEACFLLLSRMLKELVVEKFNSCGLDTFTPFTIHFVKELVVTILDHPAVAAVLECPSPVKSDFACGIIKDSVDQFVESAKLEVSKMDHHVHNLLKATSELWLSFCHSQGSSSEVYHANKHVISSFKNVVNKLVMAFKQKMNECMKSKNVIPLVPTLCALHNLIHFISPFEMLELVHWMLSAIDHEDRSVWLTSVLCVGLHIAGSAFSHLAANMQQPHEKMPFCLFWGIQQEQFDVILYEKIFSQVYEIATRFELDVADICLLKAVKVVKTHKAIQKPSHPFLKITCRAVANTHVNILSHCMLKITKRKAEILFLVADISPLHLSVFGKLFSDMMNKYVAVKSCAVQQICGYSDEDMLMLLPTVILYLNSIPSKFGGQLCMLHENIVSFYWGILKQGFSIWKSYVSREIFQVECCENLSMEDSLNLVSGSLLTNTVLVAQLFFELRGDLVNVKKRMSIFNSVCSSEYSDLLEFDLTQDGAYSVEESLNVVNRTVTKIRLCRALLFSEKRKFPSVLKRDTELIPSEDCSILDLARIRLLNLLVQSWQLIVKRCSLNVVDFSQIEVGSCSLFRYLEVYILRNLMEITMEMHDCLLNLASLPFIEQLAKSSLLHRFYDPTTLRMLRAIISSVSEGKFSCISIIQLLLAHSQFAATIHSSPISAGHSHFGLIFTPLPSIMRSYVPCIDQDALDLKDNFKLSEERARQLELVKLLKLLFQIRAQQCDIDNVKDIGINLRELVFLLLSSYGASMSAIDLEIYSLLDEIKSANDLDEESMAKLDFLWSSALLKVRKENELVQTLSRNLSEAEAVDDYRRIHFRENIPIDPKFCATTVLYFPYDRTVGAGILRKPETDNPDFRYAVHYTDVEKICVYDPIFILRFSVHCLSMGFIEPLEFASLGLLAISAVSISSPDDDMRKLGYEVLGRFKSTLEKCQKRKDVMRLRLLMSYLQNGIEEPWQKISSITAVFVAEASFVLLDPSHDHYSAISAYLMRSPSANMKGIPLFHNFFWSSSTNFIAERLWILRLLYSGLNANDDTQIYIRNAIFETLLSFYVSPISSHESKELIVQIVKKSVGIPKMARYLVEQCGLISWSSCVISSLSWSPCRRDSFVELTVILEALNEVILLRHTIEWMQKYALEQLVELSCNLYKMLVERVETFKGKTQLVKLILQIVTSALKISQKRKVYQPHFNISIESLLQLCEVVDECCDGRQSPVAQIALEAVLMSTPPVNILQMDKEKVSKFVRWATLIALQPKIENIHGLENFACIVRLQAEKETDDSLISKLVRWLAASVIVGKLSLRFSNSDLCHSFDRSKLNNLLSMMEWNEKRCEETNRAFACEGTLALSIFFLQQLQCTNYIVLPSVVSALSLLLLSSLSSAETDILAGDAVQLATLCSKINCPAEANPAWRWSFYQPWKDHSSELTDAEKLEENQACEMLLVVISKLLGRNSLYSQFFSFQDLEKLCVFDWERSILNSQ